In one Nocardioides luteus genomic region, the following are encoded:
- the bluB gene encoding 5,6-dimethylbenzimidazole synthase produces MDLYDAINRRRDTRAEFTGEPVAPEVLDRLLSAAHAAPSVGMSQPWDFVLVRDADRLERFHTHVATERETFAATLSGERAETFSRIKIEGIRESGLGIVVGYDPSRGGPNVLGRHAIADAGLYSVVCAIQNLWLAATAEGLGVGWVSFYREEFLRDLVGMPEGVRPVAWLCVGHVADLPDVPDLERFGWRHRSPLSTVVHEEKFG; encoded by the coding sequence ATGGACCTCTACGACGCCATCAACCGTCGCCGCGACACTCGCGCGGAGTTCACCGGCGAGCCGGTAGCGCCCGAGGTCCTGGATCGGCTCCTCTCCGCCGCCCACGCCGCCCCGAGCGTGGGGATGTCGCAGCCGTGGGACTTCGTGCTCGTACGCGACGCCGACCGCCTCGAGCGCTTCCACACCCACGTCGCGACCGAGCGGGAGACCTTCGCCGCCACCCTGTCCGGCGAGCGGGCCGAGACCTTCTCCCGGATCAAGATCGAGGGCATCCGCGAGTCCGGCCTGGGCATCGTGGTCGGCTACGACCCGAGCCGCGGCGGCCCCAACGTCCTCGGCCGCCACGCCATCGCCGACGCCGGCCTCTACTCGGTCGTCTGCGCCATCCAGAACCTCTGGCTCGCCGCCACCGCCGAGGGCCTCGGCGTCGGCTGGGTCAGCTTCTACCGCGAGGAGTTCCTGCGCGACCTGGTCGGGATGCCCGAGGGCGTACGCCCCGTCGCCTGGCTCTGCGTCGGACACGTCGCCGACCTCCCCGACGTCCCCGACCTGGAGCGCTTCGGCTGGCGCCACCGCTCACCGCTCTCGACCGTGGTCCACGAGGAGAAGTTCGGGTAG
- a CDS encoding HAD family hydrolase, with translation MKKYILFDHDGVLVDTEPWYFRAGARALAAIGVTLDQERYLRDMSLGLGTWEQARAAGVDERVIDRLREVRDAYYQEYLRTEAIEIEGVVEVLAELSKHVRMAVVTTAKRADFEVIHEHRQLRGFMDFVLVREDYEHSKPHPEPYLTALRRFGAAKEEALVVEDSSRGLSSAVAAGIDCVVVHNDFTGTQDFSQATYRIDTLGELKRIALG, from the coding sequence GTGAAGAAGTACATCCTCTTCGACCATGACGGTGTCCTGGTGGACACCGAGCCCTGGTATTTCAGGGCCGGGGCGCGAGCCTTGGCCGCGATCGGTGTGACGTTGGACCAGGAGCGGTATCTCCGGGACATGAGCCTGGGTCTGGGGACCTGGGAGCAGGCGCGAGCGGCCGGCGTCGACGAGCGGGTCATCGACAGGCTGCGGGAGGTTCGCGACGCCTACTACCAGGAGTATCTGCGGACCGAGGCGATCGAGATCGAGGGTGTCGTCGAGGTGCTGGCGGAGCTGTCGAAGCACGTTCGGATGGCCGTCGTGACGACGGCGAAGCGCGCTGATTTCGAGGTGATCCACGAACACCGTCAGCTCAGGGGGTTCATGGACTTCGTCCTCGTCCGCGAGGACTACGAGCACTCCAAACCGCACCCGGAGCCCTATCTGACCGCGTTGAGGCGGTTCGGGGCGGCCAAGGAGGAGGCGCTCGTCGTCGAGGACTCGTCCCGAGGTCTCAGCTCGGCCGTCGCGGCCGGGATCGACTGCGTGGTCGTACACAACGACTTCACCGGCACTCAGGACTTCTCCCAAGCTACTTACCGCATCGACACCTTGGGAGAGCTGAAGCGCATCGCGCTCGGATGA
- the cbiE gene encoding precorrin-6y C5,15-methyltransferase (decarboxylating) subunit CbiE: MIVVVGIGAGGWDEIPVRHQQLIQDAATLLGGKRHLDLVPDVPGQRREPWPSPLREGLPALLESLPTDAPVVALASGDPLVSGIGTTLIDLLGAANVRIEPAVSSVALARARMGWPAESCVAVSLVGRDVSLVARELAPGRRILALSSDGSTPAELANLLITSGFGASTMTVLGELGAETESARTGTASTWAGESPRLNIVAIECVGAPSLGWAAGLPDDVFENDGQLTKRDLRASALARLAPTPGAHLWDVGAGAGSVGIEWMRAHPSCTTTAIEASPERAARIARNATRLGVPGLAVVEGRAPDALPGLRSPDAIFIGGGATRPGVLDTCLAALRPGGRLVVHGVTLETEQLLTRQHAELGGELTRISVESVDTIGTFRGWAPQRTVVQWAYRAPLLLDDDTL; this comes from the coding sequence ATGATCGTCGTGGTGGGCATCGGTGCCGGAGGTTGGGACGAGATCCCCGTACGTCACCAGCAGCTGATCCAGGACGCCGCGACCCTCCTCGGCGGCAAGCGTCATCTCGACCTCGTCCCCGACGTTCCCGGCCAGCGGCGCGAGCCCTGGCCCTCGCCGCTGCGCGAGGGGCTCCCGGCCCTGCTCGAGTCGCTGCCGACGGACGCCCCTGTCGTCGCGCTGGCCTCGGGCGACCCGCTGGTCTCCGGCATCGGTACGACCCTGATCGACCTGCTCGGAGCAGCCAACGTACGCATCGAGCCGGCCGTCTCCTCCGTCGCCCTCGCCCGCGCCCGGATGGGCTGGCCGGCCGAGTCGTGCGTGGCAGTCAGTCTGGTCGGCCGCGACGTGTCGCTGGTCGCCCGCGAGCTCGCCCCCGGCCGCCGGATCCTGGCCCTCTCCTCCGACGGGTCGACCCCGGCCGAGCTCGCGAACCTGCTGATCACGAGCGGGTTCGGCGCGTCGACGATGACCGTCCTCGGCGAGCTGGGCGCAGAGACCGAGAGCGCCCGGACGGGGACGGCCTCGACCTGGGCGGGCGAGTCACCACGGCTCAACATCGTCGCGATCGAGTGCGTCGGCGCGCCCTCTCTCGGCTGGGCTGCGGGCCTGCCCGATGACGTCTTCGAGAACGACGGCCAGCTGACCAAGCGCGACCTGCGCGCCTCGGCCCTGGCCCGACTGGCACCCACTCCTGGGGCGCACCTGTGGGACGTCGGCGCCGGCGCCGGCTCGGTCGGGATCGAGTGGATGCGGGCGCACCCCTCCTGCACCACGACGGCCATCGAGGCCAGCCCCGAGCGGGCCGCCCGGATCGCCCGCAACGCGACCCGCCTCGGCGTACCCGGCCTCGCCGTCGTCGAGGGCCGCGCCCCCGACGCCCTGCCCGGCCTCCGCTCCCCCGACGCGATCTTCATCGGCGGCGGCGCAACCCGCCCCGGCGTCCTCGACACCTGCCTCGCCGCCCTCCGCCCCGGCGGTCGTCTGGTCGTCCACGGCGTCACCCTGGAGACCGAGCAGCTCCTGACGCGACAGCATGCCGAGCTGGGCGGCGAGCTGACCCGGATCTCTGTGGAGTCCGTCGACACGATCGGCACCTTCCGCGGCTGGGCGCCTCAGCGCACCGTCGTGCAGTGGGCCTACCGCGCGCCCCTTTTACTAGACGATGACACTTTGTGA
- the cobJ gene encoding precorrin-3B C(17)-methyltransferase yields MSSTQQALGRFTVVGIGPGDPELITLKAARLIGAAPVIAYHAGVRKQSHARRIASSLIPAGAVEEELRYPVTTGTTSHPGGYVGAMAEFYESCAVRLSAHLDAGRDVVLLAEGDPLFYGSSMYLHDRFKEVYETSVVPGVPAFAAATAAVSTPLVRQTDVLTVLPGTLPEPELARRLADTEAAIIMKLGRTFPAVRSALAAAGRLEGAWYVERASQPEERWLPVADVDPSSVPYFSLIVVPGDSQPSAGRAGVVRDERLRVETNTVDSSASGDCVGLDTPPPSGSGGSTSDGEVLVVGLGPGPDGWLTPEVSTALAEVGHVVGYAPYVNRVPQREGLRRHASGNTVEVDRARHALDLALAGERVAVVSGGDAGVFGMASAVFEAASDPAYAGVRVRVLPGVSAVQAVAARAGAPVGADFAVMSLSDRLKPWSVIEERLRAVAAADLVLAIYNPASRSRTEQIGLARDVLLEQRKPDTVVIVGRDVGRAEESLTVTTLGELDPGSIDMKCLVIVGASSTRVTPAGQVWTPRFVQ; encoded by the coding sequence ATGAGCAGCACTCAGCAGGCTCTGGGACGGTTCACCGTCGTCGGCATCGGCCCGGGCGACCCCGAGCTGATCACCCTCAAGGCCGCCCGGCTGATCGGCGCGGCACCGGTGATCGCCTACCACGCCGGGGTGCGCAAGCAGTCCCACGCCCGCCGGATCGCCTCCTCGCTGATCCCGGCCGGTGCGGTGGAGGAGGAGCTGCGCTACCCGGTCACCACCGGAACCACCTCGCACCCGGGTGGCTACGTCGGGGCGATGGCCGAGTTCTACGAGTCCTGCGCGGTCCGGCTCTCCGCCCACCTCGACGCCGGCCGCGACGTGGTCCTGCTCGCCGAGGGCGACCCGCTCTTCTACGGCTCCTCGATGTATCTCCACGACCGGTTCAAGGAGGTCTACGAGACTTCTGTGGTTCCGGGCGTCCCGGCCTTCGCGGCCGCCACCGCCGCCGTCTCGACACCGCTGGTGCGCCAGACCGACGTCCTCACCGTGCTGCCCGGGACCCTGCCCGAGCCCGAGCTCGCCCGGCGTCTCGCCGACACCGAGGCCGCGATCATCATGAAGCTCGGCCGGACCTTCCCGGCGGTCCGCTCCGCGCTTGCCGCGGCCGGGCGGCTCGAAGGTGCCTGGTACGTCGAGCGTGCCTCGCAGCCGGAGGAGCGCTGGCTGCCGGTTGCCGATGTGGACCCGTCGTCCGTGCCGTACTTCTCGCTCATCGTCGTCCCCGGCGACTCTCAGCCCTCCGCTGGTCGAGCCGGAGTCGTGAGGGACGAACGACTCCGTGTCGAGACCAACACGGTCGACTCGAGCGCGTCAGGGGACTGTGTTGGTCTCGACACGCCTCCGCCTAGCGGCTCCGGCGGCTCGACCAGCGACGGGGAGGTGCTGGTCGTCGGGCTGGGGCCGGGGCCCGATGGGTGGCTGACGCCCGAGGTGAGCACGGCGCTCGCCGAGGTCGGCCACGTCGTCGGCTATGCGCCGTACGTCAACCGGGTGCCGCAGCGTGAGGGGCTGCGGCGGCACGCGTCGGGCAACACCGTCGAGGTCGACCGAGCCCGGCACGCCCTGGACCTGGCGCTCGCAGGGGAGCGGGTCGCCGTGGTCTCCGGCGGCGACGCCGGCGTCTTCGGGATGGCCTCGGCCGTGTTCGAGGCGGCTTCTGACCCGGCCTATGCCGGCGTACGTGTCCGGGTGCTGCCCGGCGTCAGCGCCGTCCAGGCGGTGGCCGCGCGTGCGGGCGCTCCCGTCGGCGCCGACTTCGCGGTGATGTCGCTCTCCGACCGGCTCAAGCCGTGGTCCGTCATCGAGGAGCGGCTGCGTGCGGTCGCCGCCGCCGACCTGGTGCTGGCGATCTACAACCCAGCGTCGCGCTCGCGCACCGAGCAGATCGGCCTGGCTCGTGACGTACTCCTCGAGCAGCGCAAGCCGGACACCGTCGTCATCGTCGGGCGCGACGTGGGTCGGGCCGAGGAGTCGTTGACGGTGACCACCCTCGGTGAGCTGGACCCGGGGTCGATCGACATGAAGTGCCTGGTCATCGTGGGGGCGAGCTCGACCCGGGTGACCCCGGCGGGGCAGGTCTGGACGCCGAGGTTCGTCCAGTGA
- a CDS encoding ABC transporter substrate-binding protein yields the protein MTGSARRKLFVLAPVSALALGLTACATTSESKVAIGLVVPISGAHKSIGTDMSRGFHLYLDQHGGKLGGRLVDVIEADEGERVKTGVAAVTRLIEDEEVQAVVGLVGSETALAAKDVAEGGETPLIVTGAGADQFADGSDYLWRTSVTNADLGGALGEAVAQETERGAAYVIASDDAAGHESSDGFMIALEAEGGGIAGQGYTPADATEDWSGLFAKVKKSGADAIYAAYAGKEAEAFVKQYRDSGLARSTPLYGPGFLTEGDVLSTLGGDATGVRTVLHYSDAMDSLTNAAFVKDYREKYDATPTAYSVQAYDAAAALDKALELSDDVNRNEIADSLGSVGTIVSPRGNWTFDPNHNPDQPYFLRVVKGTADGPRNVVLQKIAPAGS from the coding sequence GTGACCGGATCGGCTCGTCGGAAGCTGTTCGTTCTCGCGCCCGTCTCCGCGCTCGCGCTCGGTCTCACCGCATGCGCCACGACGTCGGAGTCGAAGGTCGCGATCGGTCTCGTGGTCCCCATCTCCGGCGCCCACAAGTCGATCGGCACCGACATGTCCCGCGGCTTCCACCTCTACCTCGACCAGCACGGCGGCAAGCTCGGTGGCCGGCTGGTCGACGTCATCGAGGCCGACGAGGGCGAGCGGGTGAAGACCGGGGTCGCCGCGGTGACCAGGCTGATCGAGGACGAGGAGGTCCAGGCGGTCGTCGGGCTGGTGGGCTCGGAGACGGCGCTCGCGGCCAAGGACGTCGCGGAGGGCGGCGAGACACCGCTGATCGTCACCGGCGCCGGGGCCGACCAGTTCGCCGACGGCTCCGACTACCTGTGGCGTACGTCCGTGACCAACGCAGACCTGGGCGGCGCGCTCGGGGAGGCGGTCGCTCAGGAGACCGAGCGGGGCGCGGCGTACGTCATCGCCTCCGACGACGCCGCCGGCCACGAGTCCTCCGACGGCTTCATGATCGCCTTGGAGGCCGAGGGCGGCGGCATCGCGGGACAGGGCTACACGCCGGCCGACGCGACCGAGGACTGGTCGGGCCTCTTCGCCAAGGTGAAGAAGTCGGGCGCGGACGCGATCTATGCCGCCTACGCCGGGAAGGAGGCCGAGGCGTTCGTGAAGCAGTACCGCGACTCCGGCCTGGCCCGGAGCACCCCGCTCTACGGTCCCGGCTTCCTCACCGAGGGCGACGTGCTGTCCACCCTGGGCGGCGACGCGACCGGGGTGCGGACGGTGCTGCACTACAGCGACGCGATGGACTCGCTGACGAACGCCGCCTTCGTGAAGGACTACCGCGAGAAGTACGACGCCACCCCGACGGCCTACTCGGTGCAGGCCTACGACGCCGCGGCCGCGCTCGACAAGGCGCTCGAGCTCTCCGACGACGTCAACCGCAACGAGATCGCGGACTCCCTGGGGTCCGTCGGCACGATCGTCAGTCCCCGCGGGAACTGGACCTTCGACCCCAACCACAACCCCGACCAGCCCTACTTCCTGCGTGTGGTCAAGGGCACCGCCGACGGCCCCCGCAACGTCGTGCTGCAGAAGATCGCCCCAGCCGGAAGCTGA
- a CDS encoding precorrin-8X methylmutase — MYVDSFATIRREADLSAVPADAERLAVRMIHGSGQVDLASDLVIHPGLVKAARGALEAGAPILCDATMVATGVTRSRLPRDNEVLCMLGDDRVPALARAWGTTRTAAALSLWEPYLEGAVVAIGNAPTALFHLLEMILDGGPRPAAIVGCPVGFIGAAESKEALASFADDHGIDIPYVTVRGRRGGSAMTSSALNALAQEQE, encoded by the coding sequence ATCTACGTCGACTCCTTCGCGACCATCCGCCGCGAGGCCGACCTCTCCGCGGTGCCCGCCGACGCCGAGCGGCTCGCGGTGCGGATGATCCACGGCAGCGGACAGGTCGACCTCGCCTCCGACCTGGTCATCCACCCCGGTCTGGTGAAGGCCGCGCGTGGTGCCCTCGAGGCCGGGGCACCGATCCTGTGCGACGCGACGATGGTCGCCACCGGAGTCACCCGCAGCCGGCTGCCGCGCGACAACGAGGTGCTCTGCATGCTCGGCGACGACCGCGTCCCGGCGCTGGCCCGTGCCTGGGGCACGACCCGCACCGCGGCCGCGCTGTCGCTGTGGGAGCCCTACCTCGAGGGCGCCGTGGTCGCCATCGGCAACGCTCCGACGGCGCTCTTCCACCTGCTCGAGATGATCCTCGACGGCGGTCCGCGGCCGGCCGCGATCGTCGGCTGCCCGGTCGGCTTCATCGGTGCCGCCGAGTCCAAGGAGGCGCTCGCCTCCTTCGCCGACGACCACGGGATCGACATCCCCTACGTCACCGTCCGTGGCCGCCGTGGCGGCTCCGCGATGACCTCGTCCGCACTCAACGCACTCGCCCAGGAGCAGGAATGA
- the cobM gene encoding precorrin-4 C(11)-methyltransferase, with protein sequence MTGQQVPGRTVHFVGAGPGAADLLTVRATRLLEAADVVLYPGTYLDPEVLAHCSPEAELVDTQKLDLDQIVGAIVAAQRAGRQVVRLVSGDPSVYSAVAEQTRRLDVAEVPWDVTPGVPAYAAAAALVGRELTVPLVAQSVVLTRTQARSTAMPEGESLAAYAATGATLVLHLAIRRTRELMAELLPYYGPECPVVVVYRASQPDELVLRGTVATIADAVEEAGLRQAAVILAGPALARDGGESFLYDAARPRVSTSSTTGSGGS encoded by the coding sequence GTGACCGGCCAGCAGGTGCCCGGTCGGACGGTCCACTTCGTCGGTGCCGGGCCCGGCGCGGCCGACCTGCTGACCGTGCGTGCGACGCGGTTGCTCGAGGCCGCCGACGTGGTGCTCTACCCGGGCACCTATCTGGATCCCGAGGTGCTGGCCCACTGCAGCCCCGAGGCCGAGCTGGTCGACACCCAGAAGCTCGATCTGGACCAGATCGTCGGTGCGATCGTCGCCGCTCAACGTGCCGGCAGGCAGGTCGTGCGCCTCGTCTCCGGCGACCCGTCCGTCTACTCGGCGGTCGCGGAGCAGACCCGGCGGCTCGACGTCGCCGAGGTGCCCTGGGACGTGACTCCCGGCGTGCCCGCCTACGCTGCCGCGGCCGCGCTGGTCGGCCGCGAGCTCACCGTGCCGCTGGTGGCCCAGTCGGTCGTCCTCACCCGCACCCAGGCCCGGTCGACGGCCATGCCGGAGGGGGAGTCGCTGGCTGCGTACGCCGCCACCGGGGCCACCCTGGTGCTCCACCTGGCGATCCGGCGCACCCGCGAGCTGATGGCCGAGCTGCTGCCGTACTACGGCCCTGAGTGTCCGGTCGTGGTGGTCTATCGCGCCAGCCAGCCCGACGAGCTGGTGCTGCGCGGGACGGTCGCGACGATCGCCGACGCGGTCGAAGAGGCCGGGCTCCGCCAGGCCGCCGTGATCCTCGCCGGGCCCGCGCTGGCCCGCGACGGCGGAGAGTCGTTCCTCTACGACGCGGCTCGCCCGCGTGTCTCGACGAGCTCGACCACCGGGTCGGGAGGTTCCTGA
- a CDS encoding IS30 family transposase has product MPTGKPFSQECRSRVVDLICAGMSARRAADVVGVAKPTAVLWWHQACPVPIPLEPGALRGGLGTVLQSDPSVPGTDRAGRQRRCLTAQDRAVIAAGLADRWSQAKIAAVIGRDRSVVCREVARNTGHDGVYRGEVAHRAAHQRRRRPKEFKLAANPRLSRLIETWMDQGWSPGLIAAVLRTDHPGADPAARMGRVSHETIYRALYVQTRGQLRADLHRCLSTRRKARKPRGRSSHDPSKNAYAEAFKISQRPAEVADRAVPGHWEGDLILGSGNGSAIGTLVERTTRFVILLHLPGRHDAETVAEAMIREMGTLPDHLRRSITWDRGLELARYQHIQVELGTTIYFADPHSPWQRGSNENTNRLLRHWFEKSSDLSRHTPQDLQRIADTLNQRPRPTLDLQTPAQRLAQLLNPAA; this is encoded by the coding sequence ATGCCGACGGGGAAGCCCTTTTCACAGGAGTGTCGTTCTCGAGTCGTGGATCTGATCTGTGCGGGTATGTCGGCACGGCGGGCTGCTGATGTGGTCGGCGTGGCGAAACCGACCGCGGTGCTGTGGTGGCATCAGGCTTGCCCAGTGCCGATTCCACTTGAGCCGGGTGCGTTACGGGGTGGGCTGGGCACAGTGCTACAGAGTGACCCGAGTGTCCCCGGTACCGACCGTGCAGGCCGTCAGCGTCGTTGTTTGACCGCCCAGGATCGTGCGGTGATCGCTGCAGGACTGGCTGATCGGTGGTCGCAGGCCAAGATCGCTGCGGTGATCGGGCGGGATAGGTCGGTGGTGTGCCGCGAGGTCGCCCGCAACACCGGCCACGATGGTGTCTATCGCGGTGAGGTGGCTCATCGGGCAGCCCACCAGCGCCGCCGGCGTCCCAAGGAGTTCAAGCTGGCCGCGAACCCACGACTGTCTCGGCTGATCGAGACCTGGATGGACCAGGGCTGGTCACCCGGGTTGATCGCGGCGGTGCTGCGCACCGATCACCCCGGTGCCGATCCGGCTGCGAGGATGGGACGGGTGAGTCACGAGACGATCTACCGGGCCCTCTATGTTCAAACCCGCGGTCAGCTCCGAGCCGATCTACATCGATGCCTCTCTACTCGGCGCAAGGCCCGCAAACCTCGTGGCCGTTCCAGCCATGACCCCAGCAAGAACGCCTATGCCGAGGCATTCAAGATCAGTCAACGACCTGCCGAGGTCGCTGACCGAGCCGTTCCGGGGCACTGGGAGGGCGACTTGATCCTCGGGAGCGGGAACGGCTCAGCGATCGGCACCTTGGTCGAACGCACCACCCGGTTCGTGATCCTGCTCCACCTGCCCGGTCGCCACGACGCCGAGACCGTTGCTGAAGCGATGATCCGCGAGATGGGCACGCTGCCCGATCACCTACGACGCTCGATCACCTGGGACCGTGGCCTTGAACTTGCCCGCTACCAGCACATCCAGGTCGAGCTCGGCACCACCATCTACTTCGCCGATCCACACTCCCCCTGGCAGCGAGGATCCAACGAGAACACCAACCGGCTCCTCAGACACTGGTTCGAGAAGAGCAGCGACCTCTCACGCCACACTCCCCAAGACCTCCAACGCATCGCCGACACCCTCAACCAACGCCCACGCCCTACCCTTGACCTACAGACGCCGGCCCAACGGCTGGCCCAGCTGCTGAACCCAGCAGCCTGA
- a CDS encoding tripartite tricarboxylate transporter permease, whose product MDNLTLLLEGFATAAHPEYLVFAFIGVILGTAVGVLPGIGPSMTVALLLPLTYALDPTAALITFAGIYYGGMYGGSTTSILLNTPGEASSMITALEGNKMAKRGKGAAALATAAIGSFVAGTLATVALTFLAPLAADLAVKLGPVEKVALMVLAFTTVGALLGRSVSRGLAALGVGMFIGLMGVDGMSGQMRFTFGVPVLNDGIDVVVVAVALFAVGEALYVGAQLRRGPQQLVPVTRGWRTWMTREDWRRSWKPWLRGTAIGFPIGTLPAGGAEVGTFLSYSAERKLARGKAKEEFGHGAIEGVAGPEAANNASAAGVLVPLLTLGIPTSATAAVILVALQHYNIQPGPLLFKDHGDLVWPLVASLYIGNVLLLVLNLPLVGLWVKVLQIPRHYLYAGILLFAALGAFAVHFSPQDVMVLLVLGILGFFMRRYGYPVAPMVVGLILGPIFERQLRSALQIAQGDWLTLVQSPFAIVVYVALLLALAGSIVLRRKEEDLEHELIEADR is encoded by the coding sequence ATGGATAACCTGACGCTGCTCCTGGAGGGGTTCGCCACCGCCGCGCACCCCGAGTACCTCGTCTTCGCCTTCATCGGCGTCATCCTCGGCACCGCGGTCGGCGTCCTGCCGGGCATCGGGCCCTCGATGACCGTCGCGCTGCTGCTGCCCCTGACGTACGCCCTGGACCCGACGGCCGCGCTGATCACCTTCGCCGGGATCTACTACGGCGGCATGTACGGCGGGTCGACGACCTCGATCCTGCTCAACACGCCCGGCGAGGCGTCCTCGATGATCACCGCCCTCGAGGGCAACAAGATGGCCAAGCGCGGCAAGGGCGCCGCGGCGCTCGCCACCGCCGCCATCGGGTCGTTCGTCGCCGGCACGCTCGCCACGGTCGCGCTCACCTTCCTGGCGCCCCTGGCCGCGGACCTCGCGGTCAAGCTCGGTCCGGTCGAGAAGGTGGCCCTGATGGTGCTCGCCTTCACCACGGTCGGGGCGCTGCTGGGCCGCTCGGTCTCGCGCGGGCTGGCCGCCCTCGGTGTCGGCATGTTCATCGGGCTCATGGGCGTCGACGGCATGTCGGGCCAGATGCGGTTCACCTTCGGCGTACCCGTGCTCAACGACGGCATCGACGTCGTGGTCGTCGCGGTCGCGCTCTTCGCCGTCGGCGAGGCGCTGTACGTCGGCGCGCAGCTGCGCCGCGGGCCGCAGCAGCTCGTCCCGGTCACCCGGGGTTGGCGCACCTGGATGACGCGTGAGGACTGGCGCCGCTCCTGGAAGCCGTGGCTGCGCGGCACCGCGATCGGCTTCCCGATCGGGACGCTGCCGGCCGGTGGGGCCGAGGTCGGCACGTTCCTGTCGTACTCCGCCGAGCGCAAGCTCGCTCGGGGCAAGGCGAAGGAGGAGTTCGGCCACGGTGCCATCGAGGGCGTCGCCGGGCCCGAGGCGGCGAACAACGCATCGGCGGCCGGTGTGCTCGTGCCGCTGCTGACCCTCGGCATCCCGACCTCGGCCACGGCCGCGGTGATCCTGGTGGCGCTGCAGCACTACAACATCCAGCCCGGGCCGCTGCTGTTCAAGGACCACGGCGACCTGGTCTGGCCGCTGGTGGCGAGCCTCTACATCGGCAACGTGCTGCTGCTGGTGCTCAACCTCCCGCTGGTCGGGCTGTGGGTGAAGGTGCTCCAGATCCCGCGGCACTATCTCTACGCCGGCATCCTGCTGTTCGCGGCCCTGGGCGCCTTCGCGGTGCACTTCAGCCCGCAGGACGTCATGGTGCTCCTCGTGCTCGGCATCCTCGGCTTCTTCATGCGCCGCTACGGCTACCCGGTGGCGCCGATGGTGGTCGGGCTGATCCTCGGGCCGATCTTCGAGCGGCAGCTGCGCTCGGCGCTGCAGATCGCCCAGGGGGACTGGCTGACGCTGGTGCAGTCGCCGTTCGCGATCGTCGTCTACGTCGCCCTGCTGCTCGCGCTCGCCGGGTCGATCGTGCTCCGCCGCAAGGAGGAGGACCTGGAGCACGAGCTGATCGAGGCCGATCGCTGA